From one Coffea eugenioides isolate CCC68of chromosome 11, Ceug_1.0, whole genome shotgun sequence genomic stretch:
- the LOC113752189 gene encoding uncharacterized protein LOC113752189 produces the protein MLDLGDSINVMSKFIYVSLNLGSLKKTGIIFQLADRTNAYPDGLVEDVLIKINELVFPTDFYVLDMDDEHSHEPSPLLLGRPFLSTTRTKFDVNKGTLSMEFDCEIVHFNIFETMKYPSNSNVSSIFSVNSNAIDPAVQEVFEIEGRDELEVALIRHFESETTSGVELSENLKCVIGTLQSLPTTKTSYGLAPIFIPESHQKLLPSVVQAPILELNPLPKHLKYAYLGEGETLPVIIFASLSKV, from the coding sequence ATGTTAGACTTAGGAGACTCGATTAATGTCATGTCAAAATTCATATATGTTTCTTTGAACTTAGGCTCTTTAAAGAAGACTGGGATAATATTCCAACTAGCTGACCGAACCAATGCATACCCTGATGGGTTGGTTGAAGatgttttgataaaaattaatgaattagtTTTCCCaactgatttttatgtgcttgacatggatgatgaaCACTCCCACGAACCATCACCCTTGCTGTTAGGTAGACCCTTCTTGAGTACAACTCGAACCAAatttgatgttaataagggcaCCCTGTCCATGGAATTTGATTGTGAGATTGTTCATTTTAACATCTTTGAAACCATGAAATATCCTTCAAATTCAAATGTCAGCTCTATTTTCTCTGTAAATTCAAATGCTATTGACCCTGCGGTacaggaggtttttgaaattgaaggtaGGGATGAGTTAGAAGTCGCCTTGATCAGGCACTTTGAGTCAGAGACGACCTCTGGGGTAGAGTTGAGTGAAAATCTCAAATGTGTGATTGGAACGTTGCAGTCGTTGCCAACCACGAAAACAAGCTATGGTCTCGCTCCTATTTTCATACCTGAATCTCACCAAAAATTACTtccatctgtggtgcaggcacctATCTTGGAATTGAATCCCCTGCCGAAACACCTGAAATATGCATACTTGGGTGAAGGGGAAACACTCCCAGTGATCATCTTCGCGAGTTTATCAAAGGTTTAA